One genomic segment of Burkholderia multivorans ATCC BAA-247 includes these proteins:
- a CDS encoding muconate/chloromuconate family cycloisomerase, with protein MIATAATIESVETLLVDVPTIRPHKLSVATMNCQTLVLVRIRCTDGIEGVGEATTIGGLAYGEESPESIKINIDTYFAPLLRGMDATRPGAAMARARKLFQGNRFAKCALETALFDAQARRVGVPLSELFGGRVTDAVDVAWTLASGDTKRDIAEAEAMLDARRHRAFKLKIGSNAVDDDVAHVIAIKRALGDRGDVRVDVNQAWTETDAIRACARLADAGVSLVEQPIAASNRTGLQRLAQLAHVPIMADEALHGPIDAFALAQTRAADVFAVKIAQSGGLQGAAQVAAIASAAGIDLYGGTMLEGAAGTIASAQLFSTFASLKWGTELFGPLLLTEEILVEPLRYEDFKLHLPATPGLGIAFDWARIERMRRTAR; from the coding sequence ATGATAGCAACAGCCGCCACGATCGAAAGCGTCGAGACGCTGCTGGTCGACGTACCGACGATCCGGCCCCACAAACTCTCGGTCGCGACGATGAACTGCCAGACGCTCGTTCTGGTCCGCATACGATGCACGGACGGTATCGAAGGCGTCGGCGAAGCGACGACGATCGGCGGGCTCGCGTACGGTGAGGAGAGCCCGGAAAGCATCAAGATCAACATCGATACGTATTTCGCGCCGCTGCTGCGCGGGATGGACGCGACGCGTCCGGGCGCCGCGATGGCGCGCGCCCGCAAGCTGTTCCAGGGCAATCGCTTCGCGAAATGCGCGCTCGAGACGGCGCTGTTCGATGCGCAGGCACGCCGCGTCGGCGTGCCGCTGTCCGAGTTGTTCGGCGGCCGCGTGACCGATGCGGTCGACGTCGCGTGGACGCTCGCGAGCGGCGACACGAAGCGCGACATCGCGGAGGCCGAAGCGATGCTCGATGCGCGTCGCCACCGCGCGTTCAAGCTCAAGATCGGGTCGAACGCGGTCGACGACGACGTCGCGCACGTGATCGCGATCAAGCGCGCGCTCGGCGATCGCGGCGACGTGCGCGTCGACGTGAACCAGGCATGGACGGAAACCGATGCGATCCGCGCCTGCGCGCGGCTCGCGGACGCAGGCGTGAGCCTCGTCGAACAGCCGATCGCCGCGAGCAACCGGACGGGCCTGCAACGGCTCGCGCAACTCGCACACGTGCCGATCATGGCCGACGAGGCGCTGCACGGCCCGATCGACGCGTTCGCGCTCGCGCAAACACGCGCGGCCGACGTGTTCGCCGTGAAGATCGCGCAGTCGGGCGGGCTGCAAGGCGCCGCGCAGGTCGCGGCGATCGCGTCGGCCGCCGGCATCGATTTGTACGGCGGCACGATGCTCGAAGGCGCGGCCGGCACGATCGCCTCCGCGCAACTGTTCAGCACGTTCGCTTCGCTGAAATGGGGCACCGAGCTGTTCGGCCCGCTGCTGCTGACCGAGGAAATCCTCGTCGAACCGCTGCGCTACGAGGACTTCAAGCTGCATCTGCCGGCGACGCCGGGCCTCGGCATCGCGTTCGACTGGGCGCGCATCGAGCGGATGCGGCGCACCGCCCGCTGA
- a CDS encoding LysR family transcriptional regulator, producing the protein MELRQLRYFMAVAEEMNITRAAERLHITQPPLSRQLQAIEEELGLPLFVRGARPLKLTDAGRVFYAQARRVVEQADELGPLTRRLAQLSERIVIGFVPSTLYGALPDVIRAFREAQPDVELSLVEMFTLEQLGALKGGRIDVGFGRLRFDDDQLVREALIEEKLIAAVPVGHPLADPDRPLTLADLANETLIVYPSTPRPSFADQQLSALRDGALVPAAVHEVRELQTALGLVAAKVGVSLVPESVEGVRVKGVVYRRLPEPVATSPIIMSRRLHGESAATAKFCAIAREMIVPAGHA; encoded by the coding sequence ATGGAATTGCGCCAGCTTCGGTACTTCATGGCCGTGGCCGAGGAAATGAACATCACGCGCGCGGCCGAGCGGCTGCACATCACGCAGCCGCCGCTCAGCCGCCAGTTGCAGGCGATCGAGGAGGAACTCGGGCTGCCGCTGTTCGTGCGCGGCGCACGGCCGCTGAAGCTGACCGACGCGGGGCGCGTGTTCTACGCGCAGGCGCGACGCGTCGTCGAGCAGGCCGACGAGCTCGGGCCGCTGACGCGGCGGCTCGCGCAGCTGTCGGAACGGATCGTGATCGGCTTCGTGCCGTCGACGCTGTACGGCGCGCTGCCCGACGTGATCCGCGCGTTTCGCGAGGCGCAGCCGGACGTCGAGCTGTCGCTCGTCGAAATGTTCACGCTCGAGCAACTGGGCGCGCTGAAGGGCGGGCGGATCGACGTCGGCTTCGGGCGGCTGCGCTTCGACGACGACCAGCTCGTGCGCGAAGCGCTGATCGAGGAAAAGCTGATCGCGGCGGTGCCGGTCGGTCATCCGCTCGCCGATCCCGATCGGCCGCTGACGCTCGCGGACCTCGCGAACGAAACGCTGATCGTCTATCCGAGCACGCCGCGGCCGAGCTTCGCGGATCAGCAGTTGTCCGCGCTGCGCGACGGCGCGCTGGTGCCGGCCGCCGTGCACGAGGTGCGCGAACTGCAGACGGCGCTCGGGCTCGTCGCGGCGAAGGTCGGCGTGTCGCTGGTACCGGAGAGCGTGGAGGGCGTGCGCGTGAAGGGCGTGGTCTACCGGCGGCTGCCGGAACCGGTCGCGACGTCGCCGATCATCATGAGCCGCCGGCTGCACGGCGAAAGCGCGGCGACCGCGAAGTTCTGCGCGATCGCGCGCGAGATGATCGTGCCGGCGGGGCACGCCTAG